Part of the Trichoderma asperellum chromosome 1, complete sequence genome is shown below.
AGGCGAATCAATCTTACCGATTATCAGTCCTGCTTTCGATggggtattttttttttcgcgcTCTCTTCCTTCAAAGATAACCCTTTACGTGTTTCAACTCATTTTCTGCCACCCTTCTGCGCTTCTTGGCAGCGAGTTGGTTGTTACGTAATTCCTGATATTGCGCATGATGATTGCACCGTTGAGGCTGCTGACTCGTTCCTGACCATGGCTAAAATGCGTTGAGCGGCCTGCGCTTTTTAAAACATCCGTGAGTGATTAGGAACGAGTCGGTGCTTGGTTGTTTTTCCACCACGTTTGTGTTCCTCAGAATATATTATGGTACTCCCAAGAACCAGTGGCAGCATCTTTTGTGTTTGTTATATTTCCAACCCCATGTCTTTTGTTCTGTGTGAAAAGGAAACGTTGACACAAACAGCCGTTACATGGGCAGCCATCTTGTTCAAGAGCATCCTTTTGAGGTAGGCAGTGTATTCATCAGCAGTTTCAAAGCCGATACTGTCGCTCTGGCAAAATATCTGGCTCAGCTGCTGTCCTTGTGCCTGTACGAGCTTGTGTTTTGTCTCTGTCTTCTCCATATCAAGCCCGCCGTCAACTTTTTATCGCCACGTGTTTTCGCTGACTTTGGTCCAAGGTATTCTTTGTCTTGGCAATATCCGCCTTTCTATCCAAACTTTGGGCAGGGAAGGTACTTCAAAGACTTCGCGGCCGGGGTCTCTCGTAGACTCCCAGCCGACTGGCTGAGCTCTATGGAGTCAACCACACATCTATGAGTGTATCAGCCTAATGGCCAATAGCAAATCGGCAGCATAACAAACCAGTTTCCGTATGCGAATATTCGGGTGCTTCGATGTAGACTGCCGCCCTGCCACCCACCACTTTGCCCACCGACATGCCTGCATTGTCTCCATCATTTCCGATTAAAGCTCTGCTCTGTAGGCCTGGAACTTGTCAGATGGTTTCAACAAACAGGACATTCGCAAACAATTGTACATCTGCCTCTTCAGCAACACAGACCAGACGGGCACCAAAGCTTCCCACATACATTATTGATGGTGGCGGGTATGTTTTTAAGTTGCCCACACTTGCGTCTTCATTGGCGGTCCCTATCTTTCGGACAACCCCTTTTCTGAGTCAACATCCAGCAGGTCTGTCCTGTCGTGTATGTCTGTGTGTGGATATTTTTGCAATATCATGCTTATAGGAGGGAGGAAACGATAGAGAATGTCGATGCAGGCGACAGGACAGGTCTACTTCCTCCTCAATAGCGTGGCCCATAGCTGACTAAATGGCAGGTACTAGCAgcaagctgcagctcccTGCCAGCTACAACTGTATCAAGTAGGGCCTATAGACGGTACACTTGATTCGACAGCACCTTCAGTATTAGGCTGCTGTAAAAGGTAGGCTTGGGCCTTAACGATGACTTGGTAGATGTAGCAGCAAAGATATATTCCACTTTACCGTATTTACTGTGGGAGTGTTTCTTGTCCAGGCTGAAGTCGAACATATAGCCGACTACCTGAAGCTGGCGCAAAGCTTTCCGACCAAGAAAGAAGGATAGTTTCCCATGCCATCCAGAAAAGCAATGGTAATCTAGCTGTTGGCTCCGTTGCTCTCTCTTTCGTTCCTCTCTTTGCACTGCTTGGGCTACTTTGTTTGGGAGTGTAGCGGATGCTGAATATGTTGCATCGATCATGATAGCCATAACCAATATACACAAgttggctgctgttgaaagCAGCTGAGTTCGGAGACGAcgaaatttttcttttattgcTCGAAGCTCGACCGACAATGTGCTAAGAGAATATCCAGGCAGTGCAAGCCATTTAATGTACAGGAAGCAAGGAAAACGGGCATGGTAAGCCCAATGCATTGTGCAGAAAACATGTAATAACAAATTATCGCCAGGCTATGCCTCGATTTCGTATCCACATTCCCCTCAGAATCTTTTCCAGGAAGACTATCAAGTAGCCGAATTTCAACCTTCAAAACAATCCTCCAAAAAGAAGTGGACAGTAAAGAAGTCCTAAACCTCAAAATGTTCCTGGAAGCGGATTAGAAAGTGATTCGTAGGgcaataagaaaaagaaaaagagaactTACGGTAGTGGTAGCTAATGcggtaaaaagaaataggtaAGTTGTAGTTTTCTATATCTGCAGTAATAGGTATACAAGGCAATTTCGGATTCTTCGCTGTGCTGCCGATAGGATGGAAAAAGGTTGTTTGATCATATTTCCTTCGCCTGCTATATCGCCGCCATTATCCTCATATATTCTATCGTGTGCCTTTTGACTTCGCTGGCTCTTGGGCTGCAAgcggctgccagcatctgggCAATGATTTCTCTTGCAGGCTTCGGCAATCCGGCTTGAGATTACCAATCGACCTGGAACTGGTTATCAATTAGACGATCGTAGTAGCTGCGGTCGAAGCCGATGCCGTCGGTCCATATCGGTAATTGGCAAATATTTCTACTGCAGACTCCAAAGGTTCCAGGCGCTTGATCTTAGACTCTTGTTATTTTGAAAATTTCCCTCTCGACTACTTGTGACGGGTCTGAAGGGTATTCACAAGTTCGATTCTCTGCGTTTGTGTAGTGTTGATCCGTAAACTGCTTGCCGTGCCCGGCTGGCATTTTTCGCTTACTTCAGGGGCTGATGTTCCAAATTCGACACTGGGCATGTGTATTTCTGCTCTAGAGTTGGAGgactctcctctccttggTCGGAGCTGATGGTCGGTACTAGCCGTACCATATGACATATTTTCTGCAGCCCGCTGGTGCATCCAGGGGCTCACCATTATTCCTTTGTCTTCgtattgctgcagctggccaGCTGGGGCCTCTTGTAGACCCCCCGCCGACCAGCCGCATTCCCATTCCTTCTCAACTGTCGATTAATGTTAGCGCGAGAAGCGTACAATGTCAagtctttttccttttattcaCTGTGTACTTACTTGGGAGGCAAGACAAAAAAACCCCTTCAGGCCGAACCAGAGTGTCAAGTTGTCGGCAGGCTGTTGCTGGTCAAGACTGGCGCTGCCAACGAGGCCGCGGGTATCAGCCGCTGGAATCTACCCTTTCGAAAGGGGTTATGGTCGCAAGGTTGAAACTTGAAGAAATTGACAAAAGAGAACAAGCCATGATACTCCATGTCAGAGAAAGACTAGAGGCGACACCTTGCCCTAAGCTGCCTTCTCGAGTTTGCGTTGGAAGGGCCCAGTGGCCGGGTCCATAGCGGTGTGTAGGAGGAAGCAGGAAACAGGAAGCAGtagcgagaagaagagcagagaagccGCAGGGCATTCACAAAACAGCAGATGCAGGAGCTCCACACAGATACCCACAAAAGATGCACCGAATGAAGTGAAGCAATAATGCGACTAACTCctatgtacggagtacacttGTTATGTACTCGTTATTCATCTGGAAGACGCAGTTTTGTATGCTGTGCTCGCTACTTCTGCCGTGGAGGAGCTGTGATTCTGGTTCAAGTGTTCTCTATCTGCCGCAGCTTGAGATTGATGATCTGCAACTCTAATCCAGCCAGTTTATCTCTTGATGCAGTCCTTCAAAAAATATGGACGCTGTATAGCCACCTCTGCATTGTGCTCTCCATTCCAAAGTGATCCCGCCGACGGTAGGGCTGGCCCGAGATAGCTAAAGTACCCAGAGAGCTTTGCGGGAAATCGTAATTGGACCATGAATGCAAATCTGGATGCGAACCCCACCCATTTGACCTTCTCTTAGAATACTCATGTTTGATGCAAAGTGACTTGGGTTCATTCTTGGCCTCGTTGGTGGTGTGTGATTTGCTTGTTGCATGGCGATAACGGACGAGACATGAAACTGCTCATGGCCCATATTGTTTCGGTAGCACGTCAACCTTCGGGAGAGACTATCGCATCAATCAAGCAGCGAGAACATCGAGGCCATGGAAGGATAACCCTTGGGGAATATATGATGTGGCCCAGCGTCATCACTATCATCACTCTCGATCGCCTCACTCAGCCCTCCAACTTACTGTGCAACGTCCTCCTCTACTCCGGCGGCACGGCTACCCGCTCTGGCATCGGAGTTGGGCGCGATACCTTGTGTTTATACGACGCTATATTGATAAGTAGCTGCCTGAAGAGTACACCGGGGCGTTTAGGTGTATCTTGTGGCCCTGCTCGATGGGTTTTGCCCCAGGCCTGATGTTACTACTGGGTTTGGGGATACGACGGGCACTGAACTGTCATTTGAAGAAGATAATTGTGAATGGTGAAATATTcatcttataaaatttaaagtgaCATATAAATTACAAAAGTCAGTACATATAATGATATCAATGGAATTTGTGCCAATTTATCCCCTGAATTTTTGGTTGCTTTTGTTGATGCATTATTATACGCCTCGGTCGCTGCAAAAGCTGCCAAAATGCTAGTCAAGTTTGCCTGAGCATCTGAGTTTGTGTATTCCTTTGCGCGCCATGTGGCGTTTAGTGGATCTGCAAGCATGAGATCCGAGATATTGTAGCCCAATCCCTGGATAGCCGTGATATTGAATGCATCCATCATGGCATGATCTTCATGGATGGCGTTGTGGCAGTGAAACATGTACAGGCCAATAAATGGAGCAAACGTAACAGCTATTGTAACTGTTTCTTTTGGGCCGAGCAAGACGACATCTTTAAGGGCGACCTTTTCGTACGGTGCGACTGTGTTTCGTCCGTTTGCACGAGATATAATCCGGAAATCGACCAAGTGGATGTGAATCTACCATGAAATATTAGTGAACCAGTAGCTCTGATATAGCGATTAGGCAACGTACTGGATGGCTCCAATAAGGATTCTGATTCTCCAATACCCACATCTCTGAGGCGCCTTTTTGAGGTGCTGCAAGAACTCTGTTCTTGACATCGGTGAAGGGTACACCATTTATCACCCACTCACCGTTCCTGCTTGATGTTAGCTGAGACCAGTCATTTGAGTAGAGTGATTTACTTTTTGTCAAATTTGAACTGTCGATTAATAAGATTACCAGTCGGTGGAGCATCTATTGAGACCAAAGATGAAGGGGGCGGGCCGTTATTGATGTCGGAAGAAACGGTAGATCCCACATTGAATTGCATCACAAGATCAGTATCCGCGAAATCAATAGAATCAAAAATTTTGCCTTCATTCATAACGGTCAAGTTGCGATTTTCGTAACCTGAAAAGTCAATGACCACTTCCCACCTCTCCGCCACCGCTATCATTAGGTTGCTGGTTGTTACAGACGC
Proteins encoded:
- a CDS encoding uncharacterized protein (EggNog:ENOG41~TransMembrane:1 (o394-412i)), with translation MITSVNLFSGLAGFYIIEDAEVEAKLGLPQGKYDIPLALNSKQYTSTGNLTSVASETDGVYGDIIEVNGQPWPFLSVEPRKYRFRVLNSSLSRTLNLTVMDNSSGNALPLQIVASDSGFMSASVTTSNLMIAVAERWEVVIDFSGYENRNLTVMNEGKIFDSIDFADTDLVMQFNVGSTVSSDINNGPPPSSLVSIDAPPTGNLINRQFKFDKKNGEWVINGVPFTDVKNRVLAAPQKGASEMWVLENQNPYWSHPIHIHLVDFRIISRANGRNTVAPYEKVALKDVVLLGPKETVTIAVTFAPFIGLYMFHCHNAIHEDHAMMDAFNITAIQGLGYNISDLMLADPLNATWRAKEYTNSDAQANLTSILAAFAATEAYNNASTKATKNSGDKLAQIPLISLYVLTFVIYMSL